One region of Drosophila teissieri strain GT53w chromosome 2L, Prin_Dtei_1.1, whole genome shotgun sequence genomic DNA includes:
- the LOC122624999 gene encoding putative oligosaccharyltransferase complex subunit CG9662, which produces MFETLYNLPFHILVPPNIKVRKFSIPMPSPMAVFSVILFSYFLVTGGIIYDVIVEPPSLGATVDEHGHSRPVAFMPYRVNGQYIMEGLASSFLFTVGGLGFIIMDQTHAPGKTNLNRLLLTAMGFIFILVSFFTTWLFMRMKLPSYLQP; this is translated from the exons ATGTTCGAGACACTGTACAACCTGCCCTTCCACATCCTGGTGCCGCCGAACATCAAGGTCCGCAAGTTCAGCATTCCAATGCCCTCACCGATGGCCGTTTTCAGTGTGATTttgttttcctattttctGGTGACAGGCG GTATTATTTACGACGTGATTGTGGAGCCGCCAAGCCTGGGAGCCACCGTGGACGAGCACGGACACTCGCGTCCAGTGGCCTTTATGCCCTACCGCGTGAATGGGCAGTACATCATGGAGGGTCTGGCCAGCAGCTTCCTGTTCACCGTCGGCGGACTGGGATTCATCATCATGGACCAAACCCATGCGCCGGGAAAGACGAACCTCAACCGTCTGCTGCTCACCGCCATGGGATTCATTTTCATCCTGGTCTCCTTCTTCACCACCTGGCTGTTCATGCGCATGAAGCTGCCCAGCTACCTGCAGCCCTAG
- the LOC122624956 gene encoding serine/threonine-protein phosphatase 2A activator: MASAINQAAGKLPAIAKRVQNLGDMGIWQRSRAFHDLIGYINGTSSAIQGIKTTDEMFESEVLKKLLRLFDALEKLVEQHPPLEQPQRFGNKAYRDWAQEMREQLPELLGQLLPDAKKRYQVELEQYLTESFGNATRIDYGTGHELSFLFFLCSLFKAEILQEQDIVSAALRLFNRYLEFARQLQRTYNMEPAGSQGVWSLDDFQFVPFIWGSAQLAVKSPFDPSKFVDEQIITDYKDQFMFISCIDYICKVKTGHFGEHSNQLWSITDVPSWAKINAGLVKMYQKEILSKFPVIQHVYFGELMAFEPVSPGTTLSNARLGHVAPPPSKRICIGTPNLVPPVPVAAAPPPPAESLSSDLNVGDSSSESSDNSVVLRPSTSSSSLVAAAEGSGDKPSKE; encoded by the exons ATGGCGAGTGCCATTAACCAAGCAGCAG GTAAACTGCCGGCAATTGCGAAGAGGGTGCAAAATCTGGGCGACATGGGCATTTGGCAGAGATCCCGCGCCTTCCACGATTTGATTGGATATATAAATGGCACCAGTTCGGCCATTCAGGGCATTAAAACCACGGATGAGATGTTCGAGTCGGAAGTGCTTAAGAAGCTGCTGCGACTCTTCGATGCGCTGGAGAAGTTGGTGGAGCAACATCCTCCGCTGGAGCAGCCTCAGCGGTTCGGGAACAAGGCCTACAGGGATTGGGCGCAGGAAATGCGGGAGCAGTTGCCCGAACTCCTAGGACAGTTGCTGCCAGACGCCAAGAAGCGCTACCAAGTCGAGCTGGAGCAGTATCTCACGGAGTCCTTTGGGAATGCCACCAGGATCGACTACGGTACCGGGCACGAGCTGTCCTTCCTCTTCTTCCTCTGCTCATTGTTCAAGGCCGAGATCCTGCAGGAACAGGACATCGTGAGTGCTGCACTGAGACTCTTCAATCGGTACCTCGAGTTTGCCAGGCAGCTGCAGCGCACCTACAACATGGAACCCGCTGGAAGCCAAGGAGTTTGGTCCCTAGACGACTTCCAGTTCGTGCCCTTCATCTGGGGCAGCGCACAGCTGGCGG TTAAGAGCCCATTTGATCCTTCAAAGTTCGTGGACGAGCAGATCATCACCGATTACAAGGATCAGTTTATGTTCATAAGCTGCATCGACTACATCTGCAAGGTCAAGACTGGACACTTTGGCGAGCACTCCAACCAGCTGTGGAGCATCACAGATGTGCCCTCATGGGCCAAGATCAACGCGGGTCTGGTTAAAATGTACCAAAAGGAG ATCCTCTCAAAGTTTCCCGTGATCCAGCACGTCTACTTCGGAGAACTGATGGCATTCGAGCCCGTCTCCCCTGGCACAACTCTCTCCAACGCCCGACTGGGTCATGTGGCTCCGCCGCCCTCCAAACGCATCTGCATTGGGACTCCAAATTTGGTGCCCCCAGTTCCAGTTGCCGCAGCTCCTCCGCCGCCCGCCGAATCTCTCAGCAGCGATCTGAATGTGGGCGACTCGAGCAGTGAGAGCAGCGACAATAGCGTTGTACTGCGTCCATCAACATCGTCGTCTTCTCTGGTGGCGGCCGCCGAAGGATCGGGGGATAAGCCCAGCAAGGAGTAG
- the LOC122624832 gene encoding uncharacterized protein LOC122624832 isoform X2 yields the protein MSKKCTVRSLSDSALAELANLLVSTISYAQYAPDVQLDISIVMVELNEYLAQLGATPNIYQDLLRVILSSDYLEANMRFTCLQMLLNCGVTFLMTEVFPFSYYEKILQVIAAQGAGLRVLNIKGIWVKEEHMHYMYDIVRKCKQLVKLYVPYIANDRLLEEIGQCCNRLQILDISGETDITEIGIDLLAKGVCAQSLTVVDVGMPGEENICYSDIALILEHCPQVETLSTYSFVGASLKFIHDNIDDRFKCRLKYIHDTGTDEATLQVIMQTCPRLETLYLDSPKTGSLRALHTRNLRKLKIYKFVVAELLPLLERPIGRNLRHLTMIKGLGNLELGKLARLCPSLIDLDCYMIDSLSYGPGHAKFQQLEGLEILSSAILTSSLKAFLCNSTDLKRLAVDTVEFTDEDIMSIFMQHEFKVLEDVWFTLAPELTVQSVEILMDSCPELQSVGQLNGWSLTPDDLALIRGLLKSGNSSIRLQ from the exons ATGTCTAAAAAGTGCACTGTGCGTTCGCTGAGCGACAGCGCTTTGGCGGAGCTGGCCAATCTCTTGGTGTCCACCATTAGCTACGCGCAGTATGCCCCGGATGTGCAGCTAGACATCAGCATCGTGATGGTGGAACTGAACGAGTACCTGGCCCAGTTGGGAGCCACGCCCAACATATACCAGGACTTGCTCAGGGTGATCCTCAGCTCGGATTATCTGGAGGCCAACATGCGGTTCACCTgcctgcagatgctgctgaaCTGCGGCGTTACTTTCCTGATGACCGAGGTGTTTCCCTTTAGCTACTACGAGAAGATCCTGCAG GTGATTGCTGCCCAAGGAGCGGGACTGAGGGTGCTAAATATCAAGGGAATCTGGGTCAAGGAGGAGCACATGCACTACATGTACGACATAGTCAGGAAGTGCAAGCAGCTGGTCAAGTTGTATGTGCCCTACATCGCCAACGATCGgctgctggaggagatcgGCCAGTGCTGCAACCGACTGCAGATCCTGGACATTTCCGGCGAGACCGACATCACGGAAATCGGCATCGATCTGTTGGCCAAGGGCGTGTGCGCACAATCACTGACCGTTGTGGATGTGGGTATGCCGGGCGAGGAGAACATCTGCTACTCGGACATTGCGCTGATCCTGGAGCACTGTCCCCAGGTGGAGACGCTCTCCACTTACTCCTTTGTCGGCGCCTCCCTGAAATTTATCCACGACAATATCGACGATCGGTTCAAGTGCCGCCTGAAGTACATCCACGATACGGGCACGGATGAAGCCACCTTGCAGGTGATCATGCAGACGTGCCCCAGGCTGGAAACGCTCTATCTGGACTCGCCCAAGACGGGTAGTCTGCGGGCTCTTCATACGCGAAATTTGCGCAAATTGAAGATCTACAAATTTGTGGTGGCCGAGTTACTGCCACTGCTGGAGCGTCCGATTGGCAGAAACCTGCGACATCTCACCATGATCAAGGGCCTGGGCAACCTCGAGCTGGGCAAGCTGGCTCGCCTGTGTCCCTCGCTCATCGATCTCGACTGCTACATGATCGACAGTCTGTCCTACGGACCCGGACACGCCAAGTTCCAGCAACTGGAGGGTCTGGAGATCCTGAGCAGCGCCATTCTGACCAGCTCCTTGAAGGCCTTCCTCTGCAACTCCACCGATCTGAAGAGACTGGCCGTGGACACGGTGGAGTTCACTGATGAGGATATTATGAG caTCTTTATGCAGCATGAGTTCAAGGTTTTGGAGGATGTGTGGTTCACTCTGGCGCCAGAGCTAACAGTGCAGTCTGTGGAG ATACTAATGGACAGTTGCCCGGAACTGCAGTCCGTGGGTCAACTGAATGGCTGGTCCCTAACGCCCGATGATTTGGCGCTGATTCGTGGACTCCTCAAGAGCGGCAATTCGAGCATT CGCCTTCAATAG
- the LOC122624832 gene encoding uncharacterized protein LOC122624832 isoform X1, with protein MSKKCTVRSLSDSALAELANLLVSTISYAQYAPDVQLDISIVMVELNEYLAQLGATPNIYQDLLRVILSSDYLEANMRFTCLQMLLNCGVTFLMTEVFPFSYYEKILQVIAAQGAGLRVLNIKGIWVKEEHMHYMYDIVRKCKQLVKLYVPYIANDRLLEEIGQCCNRLQILDISGETDITEIGIDLLAKGVCAQSLTVVDVGMPGEENICYSDIALILEHCPQVETLSTYSFVGASLKFIHDNIDDRFKCRLKYIHDTGTDEATLQVIMQTCPRLETLYLDSPKTGSLRALHTRNLRKLKIYKFVVAELLPLLERPIGRNLRHLTMIKGLGNLELGKLARLCPSLIDLDCYMIDSLSYGPGHAKFQQLEGLEILSSAILTSSLKAFLCNSTDLKRLAVDTVEFTDEDIMSIFMQHEFKVLEDVWFTLAPELTVQSVEILMDSCPELQSVGQLNGWSLTPDDLALIRGLLKSGNSSIVLTPNGFLA; from the exons ATGTCTAAAAAGTGCACTGTGCGTTCGCTGAGCGACAGCGCTTTGGCGGAGCTGGCCAATCTCTTGGTGTCCACCATTAGCTACGCGCAGTATGCCCCGGATGTGCAGCTAGACATCAGCATCGTGATGGTGGAACTGAACGAGTACCTGGCCCAGTTGGGAGCCACGCCCAACATATACCAGGACTTGCTCAGGGTGATCCTCAGCTCGGATTATCTGGAGGCCAACATGCGGTTCACCTgcctgcagatgctgctgaaCTGCGGCGTTACTTTCCTGATGACCGAGGTGTTTCCCTTTAGCTACTACGAGAAGATCCTGCAG GTGATTGCTGCCCAAGGAGCGGGACTGAGGGTGCTAAATATCAAGGGAATCTGGGTCAAGGAGGAGCACATGCACTACATGTACGACATAGTCAGGAAGTGCAAGCAGCTGGTCAAGTTGTATGTGCCCTACATCGCCAACGATCGgctgctggaggagatcgGCCAGTGCTGCAACCGACTGCAGATCCTGGACATTTCCGGCGAGACCGACATCACGGAAATCGGCATCGATCTGTTGGCCAAGGGCGTGTGCGCACAATCACTGACCGTTGTGGATGTGGGTATGCCGGGCGAGGAGAACATCTGCTACTCGGACATTGCGCTGATCCTGGAGCACTGTCCCCAGGTGGAGACGCTCTCCACTTACTCCTTTGTCGGCGCCTCCCTGAAATTTATCCACGACAATATCGACGATCGGTTCAAGTGCCGCCTGAAGTACATCCACGATACGGGCACGGATGAAGCCACCTTGCAGGTGATCATGCAGACGTGCCCCAGGCTGGAAACGCTCTATCTGGACTCGCCCAAGACGGGTAGTCTGCGGGCTCTTCATACGCGAAATTTGCGCAAATTGAAGATCTACAAATTTGTGGTGGCCGAGTTACTGCCACTGCTGGAGCGTCCGATTGGCAGAAACCTGCGACATCTCACCATGATCAAGGGCCTGGGCAACCTCGAGCTGGGCAAGCTGGCTCGCCTGTGTCCCTCGCTCATCGATCTCGACTGCTACATGATCGACAGTCTGTCCTACGGACCCGGACACGCCAAGTTCCAGCAACTGGAGGGTCTGGAGATCCTGAGCAGCGCCATTCTGACCAGCTCCTTGAAGGCCTTCCTCTGCAACTCCACCGATCTGAAGAGACTGGCCGTGGACACGGTGGAGTTCACTGATGAGGATATTATGAG caTCTTTATGCAGCATGAGTTCAAGGTTTTGGAGGATGTGTGGTTCACTCTGGCGCCAGAGCTAACAGTGCAGTCTGTGGAG ATACTAATGGACAGTTGCCCGGAACTGCAGTCCGTGGGTCAACTGAATGGCTGGTCCCTAACGCCCGATGATTTGGCGCTGATTCGTGGACTCCTCAAGAGCGGCAATTCGAGCATTGTACTGACACCAAACGGTTTTCTAGCTTGA